The Desulfonatronum sp. SC1 genome window below encodes:
- a CDS encoding hydrogenase iron-sulfur subunit, whose amino-acid sequence MSSKIGVYICEGCDIGPQLNAGQLAEFVQSEYGGSCPVIKTAPVLCSQEGKAMIQADVDAETIDGVAVCACSPRVKWDVFQFGEKTVVERVNLREQCAWTYARPEADTTAEGEVPETLRMMAQDYIRMGIIKLQKYVVPQPEIPEVTRTILVVGGGNTGLTAALGGAKLGYDVVLLEKQGQLGGFAAQMYKQVPYTFPYTQAVPTGVEKKINDVSANDKIRVFTGSTLNKLEGAPGQYTAVIATGNGEERITVGSVVLATGWKPFDPEARVVEAEAPKEESKEGEEIAVVDTPEIQKGENVLAPLGHGKFTNVITNVDMELMAKKGELLRPSDGRPVQSVAFIQCAGQRSTEEGHLPYCSSVCCMVSLKQAGYLREKNPNGKAFIIYKDMIVPGLQELYYKAAQDDPGIFLTKGDVIEVKEDSDGGIIIQAENTLLGEPLEIKVDVLVLATGMVPTTLADPVMNFAYRQGPAFPDLNLFNGFADSNYICFPYETRRTGVYSAGCVHQPMLMGAAEDDASGAVLKAIQCLESINRGMAVHPRSGDISFPKFNMVRCTQCKRCTEECPFGALDDDEKGTPQPNPTRCRRCGTCMGACPERVISFEEYNVDMIASMIKENEVPDDIDEGGPRVIVFVCENDAYPALDMAAFQGKKWSPYVRFISVRCLGSINSIWVADSMSKGIDGVLLLGCKYGDDYQCHFAKGSELCNKRMENIAETLGRLQLEPERVQQKQVAIDEYDKIPQMIDDFMNHIIDDIGANPYKGF is encoded by the coding sequence ATGTCCAGCAAAATTGGTGTATATATTTGCGAAGGTTGCGACATTGGCCCTCAACTGAATGCAGGGCAACTCGCGGAATTCGTGCAAAGTGAATACGGCGGCAGCTGTCCGGTGATCAAGACCGCGCCGGTGCTGTGCAGTCAGGAAGGCAAGGCCATGATCCAGGCGGACGTGGACGCTGAAACCATTGACGGTGTTGCTGTCTGCGCCTGCTCTCCCCGGGTGAAATGGGACGTATTTCAGTTCGGCGAAAAGACCGTTGTGGAGCGCGTCAATCTGCGCGAACAGTGCGCCTGGACCTATGCCCGTCCTGAAGCCGACACGACGGCTGAAGGTGAGGTGCCGGAAACCCTGCGGATGATGGCTCAAGATTACATTCGAATGGGCATCATCAAGTTGCAGAAGTATGTCGTGCCGCAGCCGGAGATTCCGGAGGTTACCAGGACCATCCTGGTGGTCGGTGGTGGGAACACCGGCCTGACCGCCGCTCTGGGCGGCGCCAAGCTGGGCTATGATGTGGTCCTTTTGGAAAAGCAGGGTCAATTGGGCGGTTTTGCGGCTCAGATGTACAAGCAAGTGCCGTACACCTTCCCCTACACCCAGGCCGTTCCGACAGGCGTGGAGAAGAAAATCAACGACGTCTCCGCCAACGATAAGATCCGCGTTTTTACCGGATCAACGTTGAACAAGCTTGAGGGTGCTCCCGGTCAGTACACCGCCGTGATCGCCACGGGCAACGGCGAGGAACGCATCACCGTCGGTTCCGTGGTCCTGGCCACAGGATGGAAGCCGTTCGATCCCGAGGCACGGGTCGTGGAGGCCGAAGCCCCGAAGGAAGAGAGCAAGGAAGGGGAAGAGATCGCGGTCGTTGATACGCCGGAAATCCAGAAGGGAGAAAATGTTCTGGCTCCCCTGGGACACGGCAAGTTCACCAACGTGATCACCAACGTAGACATGGAGTTGATGGCCAAGAAAGGCGAGTTGCTGCGGCCTTCCGACGGACGTCCCGTTCAGTCCGTGGCCTTTATCCAGTGTGCCGGACAGCGCTCCACCGAGGAAGGTCACCTGCCGTACTGTTCTTCGGTCTGCTGCATGGTGTCGCTGAAACAGGCCGGCTATCTGCGTGAAAAGAACCCCAACGGCAAGGCGTTCATCATCTACAAGGATATGATCGTTCCCGGTCTTCAGGAGCTGTACTACAAGGCCGCTCAGGACGATCCCGGCATTTTCCTGACCAAGGGAGACGTGATCGAGGTCAAGGAAGATTCCGACGGCGGGATCATCATCCAGGCGGAGAATACCCTGCTGGGCGAGCCCTTGGAGATCAAGGTCGACGTTCTGGTGCTGGCCACGGGCATGGTGCCCACGACCCTGGCCGATCCGGTCATGAACTTCGCCTATCGACAGGGCCCGGCATTTCCGGATCTGAACCTGTTCAACGGATTTGCCGACTCCAACTATATCTGTTTCCCTTACGAAACTCGACGAACCGGCGTCTATTCAGCCGGATGCGTCCACCAGCCCATGCTCATGGGCGCCGCGGAGGACGACGCTTCCGGGGCCGTGCTCAAGGCCATCCAGTGCCTTGAGTCCATCAACCGCGGAATGGCCGTGCATCCGCGATCCGGTGACATCTCCTTTCCCAAGTTCAACATGGTTCGGTGCACCCAGTGTAAGCGCTGCACCGAGGAATGTCCCTTCGGCGCCCTGGACGACGATGAAAAGGGTACGCCACAGCCTAACCCGACTCGCTGCCGCCGTTGCGGAACCTGCATGGGCGCGTGTCCGGAACGCGTGATCTCCTTCGAGGAGTACAACGTGGACATGATCGCCTCGATGATCAAGGAAAACGAGGTTCCGGACGATATCGACGAAGGCGGTCCGCGGGTCATCGTGTTCGTCTGTGAGAACGACGCCTATCCGGCTCTGGACATGGCCGCGTTCCAAGGCAAGAAATGGTCCCCGTACGTCAGGTTCATTTCCGTCCGTTGTCTGGGCTCCATCAACAGCATTTGGGTCGCTGACTCCATGTCCAAGGGCATTGACGGCGTCCTGCTGCTGGGCTGCAAATACGGCGACGATTACCAATGTCACTTCGCCAAGGGCAGCGAACTCTGCAACAAGCGCATGGAAAACATCGCCGAGACCCTCGGGCGCTTGCAGTTGGAGCCGGAACGTGTCCAGCAGAAGCAGGTGGCCATAGACGAATACGACAAGATTCCGCAGATGATCGACGACTTCATGAATCATATCATCGACGATATCGGCGCCAACCCATACAAAGGCTTCTAG
- the qmoC gene encoding quinone-interacting membrane-bound oxidoreductase complex subunit QmoC — MAQVKRIEPDLQFIQEMQAAGGESLKKCYQCATCSVVCPLSPEENPYPRKEMIWAQWGLKDKLVGDLDMWLCHNCGTCSDQCPRGAKPADLMAAMRNMAYQNIAQPTIMGKFMSSAKYLPILAGIPALIFLIAWFVTSGFFGTPVDDNGQVLYRLVFPQTAFIDPLFGLIAVAVVVIFVRGVLSLIKTFNDSPQAPMGGVPVLTVLKSTWQVIIDEILSHTKWKECGGDNTDRYYGHMGIFFGFVGLFIVTAYVGVAYWLGVFTGLDLMTPMSLWNPFKILANIASIALIVGLVMVTKRRLNLDDAKFKSNYYDWYLLGVIWVVALSGMFSQLLRLANVPGAAYPMYYIHLVSIFMLFAYLPWSKLAHLVYRTVALGYARHIGRSPKPQA, encoded by the coding sequence ATGGCACAAGTTAAACGCATTGAGCCCGATCTGCAGTTTATTCAGGAGATGCAGGCCGCGGGCGGAGAATCACTCAAGAAATGCTATCAATGCGCCACGTGTTCTGTGGTCTGCCCCCTGTCGCCGGAGGAAAATCCCTACCCGCGCAAGGAGATGATCTGGGCGCAGTGGGGGCTGAAGGATAAGTTGGTGGGTGATTTGGACATGTGGCTCTGCCACAATTGCGGCACCTGTTCTGACCAGTGTCCCCGCGGCGCGAAGCCGGCGGACTTGATGGCGGCCATGCGCAACATGGCCTACCAGAACATCGCGCAGCCGACTATCATGGGCAAGTTCATGAGTTCAGCCAAGTACCTGCCGATTCTGGCCGGTATTCCCGCGCTGATTTTCCTGATTGCCTGGTTCGTGACCTCCGGATTCTTCGGAACGCCAGTGGATGATAACGGTCAAGTCCTGTACCGCCTGGTCTTCCCCCAGACGGCGTTTATTGACCCCCTGTTCGGCTTGATCGCCGTGGCCGTGGTGGTAATTTTTGTTCGGGGAGTGCTCTCCCTGATCAAAACTTTCAATGATTCACCACAAGCACCCATGGGCGGGGTACCCGTACTGACCGTGCTCAAGTCCACGTGGCAGGTAATCATCGACGAGATCCTTTCCCACACCAAGTGGAAGGAGTGCGGTGGAGACAACACTGACCGCTACTACGGACATATGGGGATCTTCTTTGGTTTTGTTGGTCTGTTCATCGTTACGGCCTACGTGGGCGTAGCCTACTGGCTGGGCGTATTCACCGGCTTGGATCTGATGACTCCCATGAGCCTGTGGAACCCCTTTAAGATCTTGGCCAATATCGCATCCATTGCCCTGATCGTCGGCTTGGTGATGGTGACCAAGCGGCGTTTGAACCTGGACGACGCGAAGTTCAAGTCGAACTACTACGATTGGTACCTGCTGGGCGTTATCTGGGTCGTGGCCCTGTCCGGAATGTTTAGTCAGCTGTTGCGCTTGGCCAATGTTCCCGGCGCGGCCTACCCGATGTACTACATTCACTTGGTGAGCATCTTCATGCTTTTCGCCTATCTGCCTTGGTCCAAGCTGGCGCACCTGGTTTACCGCACGGTGGCCCTGGGGTATGCGCGGCACATCGGCAGGTCGCCCAAGCCGCAAGCTTAG
- the rpmE gene encoding 50S ribosomal protein L31 encodes MKKEIHPETSKRKIHCACGHEIVALTTQRNDVQMEICANCHPFYTGKQRFVDTAGRIDRFKKKYASVAGGKA; translated from the coding sequence ATGAAAAAAGAGATTCATCCTGAAACAAGCAAACGCAAGATCCACTGCGCCTGCGGTCATGAGATCGTGGCTTTGACCACCCAGCGCAACGACGTCCAGATGGAAATATGCGCCAACTGCCATCCCTTTTACACCGGCAAGCAACGTTTCGTGGACACGGCCGGACGAATCGACCGCTTCAAAAAGAAGTATGCTTCCGTAGCTGGCGGCAAGGCCTGA
- the aprA gene encoding adenylyl-sulfate reductase subunit alpha, with the protein MTTIPSKIAPQGVPIAEPEVVTIEKDVLIIGGGMAACGTAVEIKPWADKHGVSYILVDKAALERSGAVAQGLSAINTYLGDNTPDDYVRMVRTDLMGVVREDLIFDLGRHVDDSVHLFEEWGLPCWVKEGEHNLDGAQAKAKGLSLRTGAKPVRSGKWQIMINGESYKVLVAEAAKNAIGQDNYLERIFVVKLLLDANTPNRVAGAVGFSLRDNKVYVFKCNACLVASGGAVNVYRPRSTGEGKGRAWYPVWNAGSGYTLVAQAGGEMTMMENRFCPARFKDGYGPVGAWFLLFKAKAVNALGEDYCVTNDDMIKGYREKGYAKGHIIPTCLRNHMMLAEMQAGRGPIYMDTATALQTTFATLDKKQQKHLESEAWEDFLDMCVGQANLWACMNIEPEKVGSEIMPTEPYLLGSHSGCCGIWCSGPDEEWVPDSYKIKADNGKVYNRMTSVNGLFIAGDCVGASGHKFSSGSHAEGRIAAKQLVRWVVDHKDYKPAIKETDDDLKKMIYAPYYNYEAGKSASTDPVVNPMYITPRNFMDRLMKCTDEYGAGTSTYYRTSAKLLETGMTLLDMLDEDSKKLAARDLHELLRCWEQYHRLWTVRLHMQHIQFRTETRYPGFYYRTDFPELNDDEWKCFTNSKYDPVEKKTTFYKVPLIQVIP; encoded by the coding sequence ATGACCACAATTCCTTCAAAAATCGCCCCCCAAGGGGTGCCGATCGCTGAACCGGAAGTTGTTACGATCGAAAAAGACGTGCTGATCATCGGCGGCGGCATGGCCGCTTGCGGCACCGCCGTTGAGATCAAGCCCTGGGCCGACAAGCATGGCGTGAGCTACATCCTGGTCGACAAGGCCGCCCTGGAGCGCTCCGGCGCTGTTGCCCAGGGTTTGTCCGCCATCAACACCTACCTTGGCGACAATACCCCGGACGACTACGTGCGCATGGTCCGCACCGACTTGATGGGCGTTGTCCGCGAAGACCTGATCTTCGACCTGGGCCGCCATGTTGACGATTCCGTGCACCTGTTCGAAGAGTGGGGCCTGCCCTGCTGGGTCAAGGAAGGCGAACACAACCTGGACGGCGCTCAGGCCAAGGCCAAGGGCCTGTCCCTGCGCACCGGCGCCAAGCCGGTTCGTTCCGGTAAGTGGCAGATCATGATCAACGGCGAATCCTACAAGGTTCTCGTGGCCGAGGCCGCCAAGAACGCCATTGGTCAGGACAACTACCTGGAGCGCATCTTCGTGGTGAAGCTGCTTCTGGACGCCAACACCCCGAATCGGGTTGCCGGCGCCGTGGGTTTCTCCCTGCGGGACAACAAAGTGTACGTCTTCAAGTGCAACGCCTGCCTCGTGGCCAGCGGCGGCGCGGTGAACGTGTACCGTCCTCGCTCCACTGGTGAGGGCAAAGGCCGCGCATGGTACCCGGTCTGGAACGCCGGTTCCGGTTACACCTTGGTCGCTCAGGCCGGCGGTGAAATGACCATGATGGAAAACCGGTTCTGCCCGGCCCGCTTCAAGGACGGTTACGGCCCGGTTGGTGCCTGGTTCCTGCTGTTCAAGGCCAAGGCCGTCAACGCCCTGGGCGAAGACTACTGCGTGACCAACGACGACATGATCAAGGGATATCGTGAGAAAGGCTATGCCAAGGGTCACATCATCCCGACCTGTCTGCGTAACCACATGATGCTGGCGGAAATGCAGGCCGGCCGCGGTCCGATCTACATGGACACCGCCACCGCCCTGCAGACCACCTTCGCCACTTTGGACAAGAAGCAACAGAAGCACCTTGAGTCCGAAGCTTGGGAAGACTTCCTCGACATGTGCGTCGGTCAGGCCAACCTGTGGGCCTGCATGAACATCGAGCCCGAGAAAGTTGGTTCCGAGATCATGCCCACCGAGCCGTACTTGCTGGGTTCGCACTCCGGTTGCTGCGGCATCTGGTGCTCCGGTCCGGATGAGGAATGGGTTCCGGACAGCTACAAGATCAAGGCCGACAACGGCAAGGTGTACAACCGGATGACCTCGGTCAACGGTCTGTTCATCGCCGGTGACTGCGTCGGTGCCTCCGGTCACAAGTTCTCCTCCGGCTCCCACGCCGAGGGCCGCATTGCCGCCAAGCAGTTGGTGCGCTGGGTCGTGGACCACAAGGACTACAAGCCGGCGATCAAGGAAACGGACGATGATCTGAAGAAGATGATCTACGCTCCGTACTACAACTACGAAGCCGGAAAGTCCGCTTCCACCGATCCGGTGGTCAACCCGATGTACATCACTCCGCGTAACTTCATGGATCGTCTGATGAAGTGCACGGATGAGTACGGCGCAGGCACCTCCACCTACTACCGGACCTCAGCGAAGCTGCTGGAGACCGGCATGACCCTTCTGGACATGCTGGACGAAGACTCCAAGAAGCTGGCCGCCCGCGACCTGCACGAACTGCTGCGTTGCTGGGAGCAGTACCACCGTTTGTGGACCGTTCGTCTGCACATGCAGCACATTCAGTTCCGTACGGAAACCCGGTACCCCGGTTTCTACTATCGCACCGACTTCCCCGAGTTGAACGACGACGAGTGGAAGTGCTTCACCAACTCCAAGTACGACCCGGTTGAAAAGAAGACCACCTTCTACAAGGTGCCTTTGATTCAGGTTATTCCGTAA
- the prfA gene encoding peptide chain release factor 1, whose translation MFAKLESLQEKYQELERELSSAEVFNDQDRYRQLTKRHSELGEIVSVYREFTRLSADAHSNKEMFSDSDPEIREMARAEGTQLEEQLETLRLRLQILLLPKDPLDDRNVILEIRAGTGGEEAALFASDLFRMYMRYAERVGLRTELIQSSESGTGGFKEVIASISGDKVYSRLKHESGVHRVQRVPATESQGRIHTSAVTVAILPEAEEVDVHIDPGDVRVDVYRSSGPGGQSVNTTDSAVRVTHIPTGLVVICQDEKSQHKNRAKAMKVLRSRLLKAKQDEQKASYDQNRKNQVGSGDRSERIRTYNFPQGRITDHRINLTLYRLESILEGEMDELVNALVQHYQTEALKAESDDGY comes from the coding sequence ATGTTCGCCAAGCTCGAAAGCTTGCAGGAAAAATATCAAGAGTTGGAACGTGAACTCAGTTCCGCAGAGGTCTTCAACGATCAGGACCGCTATCGGCAACTGACTAAGCGGCATTCCGAGCTGGGCGAGATCGTTTCCGTCTATCGAGAATTCACACGTCTTTCTGCCGATGCTCATTCCAACAAGGAAATGTTCAGCGATTCGGACCCGGAGATCCGTGAAATGGCTCGGGCCGAGGGGACACAATTGGAGGAGCAGTTGGAGACGTTGCGGCTCCGATTGCAGATTCTTCTGCTTCCAAAAGATCCTCTGGACGACCGGAACGTGATTCTGGAAATCCGAGCCGGAACCGGCGGTGAAGAGGCGGCTCTTTTCGCCTCGGATCTCTTCCGAATGTACATGCGCTACGCGGAGCGAGTCGGACTGCGAACGGAATTGATCCAATCCAGCGAGAGCGGCACCGGCGGGTTCAAGGAAGTCATCGCCTCCATCTCCGGAGACAAGGTCTACAGCCGACTCAAGCACGAGTCCGGGGTGCATCGAGTCCAGCGTGTCCCAGCCACGGAATCCCAGGGGCGGATCCATACTTCCGCCGTGACCGTGGCCATTTTGCCCGAGGCTGAGGAAGTGGATGTGCACATCGATCCGGGTGACGTGCGCGTGGATGTGTATCGCTCTTCCGGCCCCGGTGGACAGAGCGTGAACACCACGGACTCCGCCGTGCGTGTGACCCACATCCCCACGGGGCTGGTGGTCATTTGTCAGGACGAAAAGTCGCAGCACAAGAACCGGGCCAAGGCCATGAAAGTCCTCCGCTCCCGTCTGCTCAAGGCCAAGCAGGACGAACAAAAAGCTTCCTACGATCAGAACAGAAAGAATCAGGTCGGTAGCGGTGACCGTTCCGAGCGGATTCGAACCTACAATTTTCCTCAGGGTCGGATCACGGACCATCGCATCAATCTCACCCTGTATCGCCTTGAATCCATCCTGGAAGGGGAAATGGACGAATTGGTGAACGCCCTGGTCCAGCACTATCAGACCGAAGCCTTGAAAGCCGAATCCGACGACGGATATTGA
- the prmC gene encoding peptide chain release factor N(5)-glutamine methyltransferase has translation MSPTRPILREILAKSTQFLTTKQVDSPRLSAELVVAHALGLNRLDLFLDLDKPLSEPELARIRPLLKRRGTGEPMAYILERREFYGLDFHVSPEVLIPRPDTELGVELALKLFDREHFFCFADVGTGSGALCVTLLKLFPQARAVATDISSGALNVATGNLRQHGVDQRCLLTTGDLLRHVKACSLDLIVSNLPYIGEKEAKSLSREVVAFEPRLALFGGLEGDELFAPLLRDAQEVLINGGFVLLEVGTNQATSLCDQIQHMSPRWTDIEVHKDLAGHERFVQARLRW, from the coding sequence ATGTCGCCGACGCGGCCCATCCTGCGTGAAATCCTCGCCAAAAGCACCCAGTTTCTTACCACGAAGCAAGTAGACTCCCCTCGTCTAAGCGCGGAGCTTGTAGTCGCCCATGCCTTAGGGCTGAATCGACTCGATCTGTTTTTGGATCTTGACAAGCCCCTGAGCGAGCCGGAGCTGGCTCGAATTCGTCCGCTCCTGAAACGGCGGGGAACCGGCGAGCCGATGGCCTATATCCTGGAACGACGCGAGTTCTACGGGCTGGACTTTCATGTCTCTCCCGAAGTGCTGATCCCTCGTCCGGATACCGAGTTAGGCGTGGAGCTCGCACTGAAGCTGTTTGACCGGGAGCATTTTTTTTGTTTTGCCGACGTCGGTACCGGCAGCGGAGCACTTTGCGTAACTCTGCTCAAACTTTTTCCCCAAGCTCGGGCCGTGGCGACGGATATTTCTTCTGGCGCACTGAACGTCGCGACCGGGAATTTGCGGCAACACGGCGTGGATCAGCGCTGCTTACTGACAACGGGAGACTTGTTGCGGCACGTAAAAGCTTGCAGCCTGGACCTGATCGTGTCCAATCTGCCGTATATCGGGGAGAAAGAGGCAAAAAGCCTGAGCCGGGAAGTCGTCGCCTTTGAGCCTCGCCTCGCCCTTTTCGGCGGATTGGAAGGTGATGAACTGTTTGCTCCCCTGCTGCGGGACGCTCAGGAAGTCTTGATCAACGGTGGCTTCGTGCTTCTGGAGGTCGGGACGAACCAGGCGACGAGCCTTTGCGATCAAATCCAGCATATGTCGCCTCGGTGGACGGACATCGAGGTTCATAAAGATCTGGCGGGTCATGAGCGTTTTGTCCAGGCCCGGTTGCGATGGTGA
- a CDS encoding CoB--CoM heterodisulfide reductase iron-sulfur subunit A family protein, with protein MEHSGILVVGGGFSGITAALEAAEVGHDVYIIEKNSCLGGRVSQLNQYFPKLCPPSCGLEINYQRIKNNPRVKFFTLAEVVSVSGSPGNYTAKIKISPRYVNTNCTACDKCSQVCPVETDSEFELGLQKRKAVYRPHLNSFPLRYVIDPAVCLGKSCSKCVDACAYDAIELDDREKEMTLNVGAVIWATGWKPYDVSKLEILGAGKIKNAISNMQMERLASPSGPTNGQIVRPSDGKSPERIAFVQCAGSRDESHLSYCSYICCMASLKQVTYLRAQYPDAQIVIYYIDIRTPGRYDKFLQKIREDEKVLMVKGKVAQVIEDGATGDVLVTAEDIIKGIKKEERYDMVVLATGMEPSVAGQTLPAGMQQDDDGFCISQEAGVIAAGCAKMPLDVMRSAQTATGAALKAIQTVVGR; from the coding sequence ATGGAACATTCAGGAATACTTGTCGTGGGAGGCGGCTTCAGCGGGATCACTGCCGCACTGGAAGCAGCCGAAGTCGGACATGATGTGTATATCATCGAGAAAAATTCGTGTCTTGGGGGGCGCGTTTCCCAGTTGAATCAATACTTCCCCAAGCTCTGTCCCCCTTCCTGCGGGTTGGAAATCAACTATCAGCGGATCAAAAACAACCCTAGGGTCAAATTTTTTACCCTGGCCGAAGTCGTTTCCGTCTCAGGTTCTCCAGGCAACTACACGGCCAAGATCAAGATCAGCCCGCGGTACGTGAACACCAACTGTACCGCCTGTGATAAATGTTCTCAGGTCTGTCCCGTGGAAACGGATTCCGAGTTCGAACTCGGCCTGCAAAAGCGCAAGGCCGTGTATCGTCCGCATCTGAATTCGTTTCCGTTGCGCTACGTGATCGATCCCGCGGTCTGTCTCGGAAAGAGCTGTTCCAAGTGCGTCGATGCGTGCGCCTACGACGCCATCGAGCTGGACGACCGGGAAAAGGAAATGACTTTGAACGTCGGTGCCGTGATCTGGGCCACGGGCTGGAAGCCTTACGACGTGTCCAAGTTGGAAATTCTCGGTGCCGGTAAGATCAAGAATGCCATTTCCAACATGCAGATGGAACGTTTGGCCAGCCCCAGCGGACCCACCAACGGCCAAATCGTACGCCCCTCAGACGGAAAGTCCCCGGAACGGATCGCTTTCGTGCAGTGCGCCGGGTCACGCGATGAGAGCCACCTCTCCTACTGTTCCTACATTTGCTGCATGGCATCCCTGAAACAGGTCACCTATTTGCGGGCCCAGTATCCGGATGCGCAGATCGTGATTTACTATATCGATATCCGGACCCCTGGACGATACGATAAGTTTCTACAGAAGATTCGTGAGGATGAGAAAGTCCTGATGGTCAAGGGCAAGGTAGCCCAGGTCATAGAGGACGGTGCCACCGGCGACGTTCTGGTGACCGCCGAAGACATCATTAAGGGAATCAAGAAAGAAGAGCGGTACGACATGGTGGTCTTGGCCACCGGCATGGAACCGAGCGTTGCTGGACAGACCCTTCCCGCGGGCATGCAGCAGGACGACGATGGATTCTGTATTTCGCAGGAAGCCGGAGTGATAGCGGCGGGGTGCGCCAAAATGCCCTTGGACGTCATGCGCTCGGCCCAGACCGCGACCGGTGCGGCGCTGAAAGCAATTCAAACCGTGGTAGGGAGGTAA
- the sat gene encoding sulfate adenylyltransferase: MSGLVPPHGGKGLTECLLQGAELEAEKKKAQGLKKIELAPREKGDVLMMGIGAFSPLTGFMSKADWKGVCEKMLLTDGTFWPIPVTLSVSQEDAAAIKAGDEIALYDSKYDEILATMKIDEKYELTEAEKKFECEKVFMGEGTKTPEDFWKVHAEDPHPGVDMVLGQKAVSLAGKIKVLSESHYPKTYPGVYMRPSESRKAFEDRGWNTVAALQLRNPMHRSHEFLAKIAIEVCDGVFIHSLVGNLKPGDIPAEWRVKCIDTLIKGYFVEKNVVHGGYPMDMRYAGPREALLHATFRQNFGISHMIIGRDHAGVGDYYGMFEAQTIFDKIPYAKEACPTPGQALVCKPLKIDWTFYCFKCDGMASLRTCPHTKEDRVILSGTKLRKLLSEGGEVPDHFGRDEVLVILREYYASLTEKVEIKMHKAAAG; encoded by the coding sequence ATGTCTGGATTGGTTCCACCGCATGGAGGCAAAGGACTGACGGAATGTCTGCTTCAGGGCGCTGAGCTGGAAGCGGAAAAGAAAAAGGCTCAAGGCTTGAAGAAGATCGAACTCGCTCCTCGTGAGAAGGGCGACGTTTTGATGATGGGAATTGGTGCGTTCAGCCCGTTGACCGGGTTCATGTCCAAGGCCGACTGGAAGGGCGTCTGCGAGAAAATGTTGTTGACCGACGGGACCTTCTGGCCCATCCCGGTGACCCTCTCCGTTTCCCAGGAAGATGCCGCCGCCATCAAGGCAGGCGACGAGATCGCTCTGTACGATTCCAAGTACGATGAAATTCTGGCCACCATGAAGATCGACGAGAAGTACGAGTTGACCGAGGCCGAAAAGAAGTTCGAGTGCGAAAAGGTTTTCATGGGTGAAGGCACCAAGACTCCCGAAGATTTCTGGAAGGTGCATGCCGAGGATCCGCATCCGGGCGTAGACATGGTTCTGGGACAGAAGGCCGTCAGCCTGGCCGGAAAGATCAAGGTCCTCTCCGAGAGCCACTACCCCAAGACCTATCCCGGCGTGTACATGCGCCCCTCCGAGTCCCGGAAGGCCTTCGAGGATCGGGGCTGGAACACGGTTGCCGCGCTGCAGTTGCGCAACCCCATGCACCGCTCCCATGAATTTCTGGCCAAGATCGCCATTGAAGTCTGCGACGGCGTGTTCATCCACTCCCTGGTGGGCAACCTGAAGCCCGGCGACATCCCCGCTGAATGGCGCGTGAAGTGCATTGATACCCTGATCAAGGGCTATTTCGTGGAAAAGAACGTGGTTCACGGCGGCTATCCCATGGACATGCGCTACGCCGGTCCCCGCGAAGCCCTGCTGCACGCCACGTTCCGCCAGAACTTCGGCATCTCCCACATGATCATCGGTCGTGACCATGCTGGCGTGGGCGACTATTACGGCATGTTCGAAGCCCAAACCATCTTCGACAAGATTCCTTACGCCAAGGAAGCCTGTCCCACTCCCGGTCAGGCCCTGGTCTGCAAGCCGCTGAAGATCGACTGGACATTCTACTGCTTCAAGTGCGACGGCATGGCCTCTCTGCGCACCTGCCCGCACACCAAGGAAGACCGGGTCATCCTGAGCGGAACCAAGCTGCGCAAGTTGCTCTCCGAGGGCGGCGAGGTGCCGGATCACTTCGGTCGCGATGAAGTTCTGGTCATTTTGCGCGAGTACTACGCCAGCCTGACCGAGAAGGTCGAGATCAAAATGCACAAGGCCGCTGCTGGTTGA
- the aprB gene encoding adenylyl-sulfate reductase subunit beta yields the protein MPTFVNPEKCDGCKGGEKTACMYICPNDLMILDAQEMKAFNQEPDACWECYSCVKICPQGAIEARPYADFAPMGGTSIPLRSGDAIMWTIKFRNGNIKRFKFPIRTTAEGSINPYDGKPAPGDLENELLYTETELKKPIEVVNKKFEFTNTDYTQCWTEPTCGA from the coding sequence ATGCCTACTTTTGTCAATCCGGAGAAATGTGACGGTTGCAAGGGTGGTGAAAAGACAGCATGTATGTACATCTGTCCGAACGACCTGATGATCCTGGATGCCCAGGAAATGAAGGCGTTTAACCAGGAACCCGATGCTTGTTGGGAGTGCTACTCCTGCGTGAAGATCTGCCCCCAGGGCGCCATTGAAGCCCGTCCCTACGCCGACTTCGCCCCCATGGGCGGGACCAGCATTCCGCTGCGTTCCGGCGACGCCATCATGTGGACCATCAAGTTCCGCAACGGGAACATCAAACGCTTCAAGTTCCCCATCCGGACCACGGCTGAAGGCTCCATTAATCCCTACGATGGCAAGCCCGCTCCCGGCGACTTGGAAAACGAACTGCTCTACACCGAGACCGAGCTGAAGAAGCCCATCGAAGTGGTGAACAAGAAGTTCGAGTTTACCAACACCGACTACACCCAGTGCTGGACCGAGCCGACCTGCGGCGCGTAG